The Candidatus Micrarchaeota archaeon genome contains the following window.
ACGTAGGGAAAGGAGGCGATCCTTCAAAGGCGTTGAACAGAGGTATACTCGTTGCCGGAGGTATTATGTTTATCGCATCTTATTTTGTTGTTCAATGGTTGACAGGCGGTTTGGAGTTATGGATTTCGATAGTGTTGGGTTTGGTGGTAGGGATACTTATCGGGTTTACAACTGAATATTATACATCTTACAAGTATCCTCCGACTAAGTCGGTAGCAAATGCTTCTGTGTCGGGAGCGGCAACAAACATAATAACAGGTATTTCTGTTGGTATGGAGAGTACATTCGTACCGGTAGTGCTCGTAGTGATAGGTATCGTTGTATCCTACGCGGTTTCCGGGTTGTACGGTGTTGCATTGGCCGCCGTCGGCATGTTATCCATATTAGGGATAACGCTTGCCGCGGATACGTACGGGCCGGTTGCGGATAACGCTGCAGGGATAGCCGAGATGGCAGGACTGGGGAAGAAAGTGAGGGAGAGGACCGAGATGCTCGACGCGGTGGGTAACACTACTGCAGCGGTCGGTAAAGGGTTTGCAATAGGTTCGGCGGCATTAACGGCCTTGGCACTGTTTTCATCCTATGTGTCTATCTCGGGACTGAAAGGGATCGATATAACTGACCCTAATGTGGTGGGTGGCATATTCATAGGTGCACTTCTACCCTTCCTGTTTTCGGCACTCACCCTGCGGTCGGTCGGTGAAGCCGCAAACACGATGGTGAACGAGATAAGAAGGCAGTTCAAGGACAAGAAGATTCTTGAAGGTAAGAAGGAGCCGGATTATTCCAGATGTATCGCCATCAGTACACATTCCGCATTACGTAAGATGGTGCTCCCGAGCGTGATCGCATTGGTTGCTCCTATCGTAGTTTGGTTTACTCTTGGTCCGGAGGGTACGGGCGGTTTATTGGTAGGGTCGATAGCGTCAGGATTCATGCTCGCCCTGTTCATGGCTAATGCGGGCGGTGCTTGGGACAATGCCAAGAAGTATGTTGAAGCAGGTCATCTCGGTGGTAAAGGTAGTGAAGTGCAT
Protein-coding sequences here:
- a CDS encoding sodium-translocating pyrophosphatase → MVMLWIGLVGGVAAVLFALGLAYMIKGYSEGNEKMRHIAELIRKGAKTYLNKQYRVLSVFVVIVALILLLVLGYREAIAFVAGALLSSSAGYMGMMVATSANSRTAEACRKELNKGLRVAFSSGSIMGMLVVGLGLLGVTVFYLIFHDPNVLFAFGFGASSIALFARVGGGIYTKAADVAADLVGKVEENIPEDDPRNPAVIADQVGDNVGDVAGMGADLFESYVDSIIAAILIGSSISAIFGTLPIILATVGIFSSILGYFFVNVGKGGDPSKALNRGILVAGGIMFIASYFVVQWLTGGLELWISIVLGLVVGILIGFTTEYYTSYKYPPTKSVANASVSGAATNIITGISVGMESTFVPVVLVVIGIVVSYAVSGLYGVALAAVGMLSILGITLAADTYGPVADNAAGIAEMAGLGKKVRERTEMLDAVGNTTAAVGKGFAIGSAALTALALFSSYVSISGLKGIDITDPNVVGGIFIGALLPFLFSALTLRSVGEAANTMVNEIRRQFKDKKILEGKKEPDYSRCIAISTHSALRKMVLPSVIALVAPIVVWFTLGPEGTGGLLVGSIASGFMLALFMANAGGAWDNAKKYVEAGHLGGKGSEVHKATVTGDTVGDPFKDCSGPSLNILIKLMSIISILLAMAIFH